From the Alphaproteobacteria bacterium genome, the window TAACCGATGAATTAGTATCATCCGATTTTAATCACGATCCGCATTCATCGAATTTCGATGCGACGCAAACGCAAGTCGTAGACAAGCGTCTCGCGCGTGTATTGTCATGGTATGATAATGAATGGGGTTTCTCCAACCGCATGCTCGATACCGCCGGCGTAATGGCCA encodes:
- a CDS encoding aldehyde dehydrogenase; amino-acid sequence: TDELVSSDFNHDPHSSNFDATQTQVVDKRLARVLSWYDNEWGFSNRMLDTAGVMAKFI